The Xanthomonas sp. CFBP 8443 genome has a window encoding:
- the queC gene encoding 7-cyano-7-deazaguanine synthase QueC: MKNAVVLLSGGMDSAVVVAIAREQGYAVHALSVSYGQRHTSELDAATRVADALGAVAHKTVNVDLRSIGGSALTDDIEVPDAGGEGIPVTYVPARNTIMLSVALGWAEVLGAADIFCGVNAVDYSGYPDCRPEFIDAFQTLANLATKAGVEGAGLRVHAPLQRLSKADIVREGVRLGVDFGLTVSCYRADAAGRACGHCDACRLRAAGFADAGVADPTRYA; this comes from the coding sequence ATGAAAAACGCCGTCGTCCTACTCTCCGGTGGCATGGATTCCGCCGTCGTCGTCGCCATCGCCCGCGAGCAGGGCTATGCCGTGCATGCGTTGAGCGTGAGCTATGGACAGCGGCATACGTCCGAGCTGGACGCGGCCACGCGCGTGGCCGACGCGCTCGGCGCGGTGGCGCACAAGACCGTCAACGTCGACCTGCGCAGCATCGGCGGCTCCGCACTGACCGACGACATCGAGGTGCCGGACGCGGGCGGCGAGGGCATCCCGGTCACCTACGTGCCGGCGCGCAACACCATCATGCTGTCGGTGGCGCTGGGCTGGGCCGAGGTGCTGGGCGCGGCGGACATCTTCTGCGGCGTCAACGCCGTGGACTATTCCGGCTATCCGGACTGCCGCCCCGAGTTCATCGACGCCTTCCAGACCCTGGCCAACCTGGCGACCAAGGCCGGCGTGGAAGGCGCCGGCCTGCGCGTGCACGCGCCGCTGCAGCGCCTGAGCAAGGCCGACATCGTGCGCGAGGGCGTGCGTCTGGGCGTGGACTTCGGCCTGACCGTGTCCTGCTACCGCGCCGATGCCGCCGGCCGCGCCTGCGGCCACTGCGACGCCTGCCGCCTGCGCGCCGCCGGCTTCGCCGACGCCGGCGTGGCCGACCCGACCCGCTACGCCTGA
- the queE gene encoding 7-carboxy-7-deazaguanine synthase QueE translates to MAAVPSDIVQSPLPRLKLTEIFLSLQGEADSAGWPTVFVRLTGCPLRCSYCDTAYAFHGGQWWDIDAILAEVARHGVRHVCVTGGEPLAQKRCLRLLEQLCDAGYDVSLETSGALDIAEVDPRVSRVLDIKTPASQEAHRNRWDNLPLLTARDQIKFVLCGRADYDWARALVAEHRLHERCTVWFSPSKSELPPRDLADWIVADRLPVRFQMQLHKLLWNDEPGR, encoded by the coding sequence ATGGCCGCCGTTCCCAGCGATATCGTACAAAGCCCGCTGCCGCGCCTGAAGCTGACGGAGATCTTCCTGTCGCTGCAGGGCGAGGCCGACAGCGCCGGCTGGCCGACCGTGTTCGTGCGTTTGACCGGTTGCCCGCTGCGCTGCAGCTACTGCGACACCGCCTACGCCTTCCACGGCGGGCAGTGGTGGGACATCGATGCGATCCTGGCCGAAGTGGCGCGGCATGGCGTGCGCCATGTCTGCGTGACCGGTGGCGAGCCGCTGGCGCAGAAGCGCTGCCTGCGCCTGCTCGAGCAACTGTGCGACGCCGGTTACGACGTGTCGCTGGAAACCTCCGGTGCGCTCGACATCGCCGAGGTGGACCCTCGCGTGTCGCGGGTGCTCGACATCAAGACCCCGGCCTCGCAGGAAGCGCACCGCAACCGCTGGGACAACCTGCCGCTGCTGACCGCGCGCGACCAGATCAAGTTCGTGCTGTGCGGCCGCGCCGACTACGACTGGGCGCGCGCGCTCGTCGCCGAACATCGCCTGCATGAGCGCTGCACCGTCTGGTTCTCGCCGAGCAAAAGCGAACTGCCCCCGCGCGACCTAGCCGACTGGATCGTCGCCGACCGCTTGCCGGTCCGCTTCCAGATGCAGTTGCACAAGCTGCTGTGGAACGACGAGCCGGGGCGGTGA
- the ybgF gene encoding tol-pal system protein YbgF, translating into MRIGVLTSMIVAAALVAAAPAHAQRASLADRVTVLEQQAMNTQANTDMLNQLNQLRTQMQSLQATIEQLQHDNEQLKQRVKDQYLDLDGRLNRLEGGAMPPLPPAGGAAPAASAPPARPAAAVSERPPSVHGDAGTLSATGDERTSYNVAFDALKAGKYADSANLFQSFLELYPNGVYAPNALYWLGESYYATKNFPLAEAQFRDLIGRYPTHDKASGALLKLGLSQYGEGHAQEAEQTLQQVISQYPGSDAARTAQDRLQSIRIGQQLR; encoded by the coding sequence ATGCGTATCGGTGTCCTTACATCGATGATCGTCGCGGCGGCCCTGGTGGCCGCCGCGCCGGCTCATGCGCAACGCGCCAGCTTGGCCGACCGGGTGACCGTGCTCGAGCAGCAGGCGATGAACACCCAGGCCAACACCGACATGCTGAACCAGCTCAACCAGCTGCGGACGCAGATGCAGTCGCTGCAAGCCACGATCGAGCAATTGCAGCACGACAACGAACAACTCAAGCAGCGCGTCAAGGACCAGTATCTGGACCTGGACGGTCGCCTGAACCGGCTCGAGGGTGGCGCCATGCCGCCGTTGCCGCCGGCTGGCGGTGCCGCACCGGCCGCTTCCGCACCGCCTGCCAGGCCGGCTGCCGCCGTTTCCGAACGGCCGCCGTCGGTGCATGGCGATGCCGGCACGCTGAGCGCCACCGGCGACGAGCGCACCAGCTACAACGTCGCGTTCGACGCACTGAAGGCCGGCAAGTACGCCGACTCGGCCAACCTGTTCCAGAGCTTTCTCGAGCTGTACCCGAACGGCGTCTACGCCCCCAACGCCTTGTACTGGCTGGGCGAGAGTTATTACGCCACCAAGAATTTCCCGCTGGCCGAGGCGCAGTTCCGCGACCTGATCGGCCGCTATCCGACCCACGACAAGGCGTCCGGCGCCCTGCTCAAGCTTGGCCTGTCGCAGTACGGCGAAGGCCATGCGCAGGAAGCCGAGCAGACCCTGCAGCAGGTGATCAGCCAGTATCCGGGATCGGATGCCGCGCGCACCGCGCAGGACCGCCTGCAGTCGATCCGCATCGGCCAGCAGCTGCGCTGA
- the pal gene encoding peptidoglycan-associated lipoprotein Pal translates to MNKTTRVLLVSLLSVAALAGCSKKVKEVPPTDTTGTTGSTTPTGPSTSGLYGPGDLDTDACLRQRVVYFDLDQDSLKPEFQAIMACHAKYLRDRPSSRITLQGNADERGSREYNMGLGERRGNAVSSALQAAGGSAAQLTVVSYGEERPVCTESGESCWSQNRRVEIVYTAQ, encoded by the coding sequence ATGAACAAGACCACCCGCGTTCTGCTTGTTTCGCTTTTGTCCGTCGCAGCTCTGGCCGGCTGCTCCAAGAAGGTCAAGGAAGTTCCCCCGACCGACACCACCGGCACCACCGGTTCCACCACCCCGACCGGTCCGTCGACCTCCGGCCTGTACGGCCCGGGCGACCTGGACACCGACGCCTGCCTGCGCCAGCGCGTGGTCTACTTCGATCTGGACCAGGACTCGCTGAAGCCGGAGTTCCAGGCGATCATGGCCTGCCACGCCAAGTACCTGCGTGACCGTCCGTCCTCGCGCATCACCCTGCAGGGCAATGCCGACGAGCGCGGTTCGCGCGAGTACAACATGGGCCTGGGCGAGCGTCGTGGCAACGCCGTGTCTTCGGCGCTGCAGGCTGCCGGCGGTTCGGCTGCGCAGCTGACCGTCGTCAGCTACGGCGAAGAGCGTCCGGTCTGCACCGAGTCGGGCGAGTCCTGCTGGTCGCAGAACCGCCGCGTCGAGATCGTCTACACGGCTCAGTAA
- the tolB gene encoding Tol-Pal system beta propeller repeat protein TolB, which produces MKKLPRWLAVLTALLLPLAASAQDKGLEIDIVGGNASATPITVVPMPYQGSAAAPSTDVSAVVRADLDRSGQFRNLPEAQIVERPTRGSEVQYATWRALKQDYLVAGRVMDAGEGTYRVEYELFDVAKGERMLGLAMTARASAMRDVAHQMADAIYEKITGVRGAFWTRIAYVTASGKGGAMRYALMVADSDGYNPQTIVRSAEPLLSPNWSPDGKKLAYVSFERGNSSIYIQDIATGARQLVSSFRGINGAPAFSPDGRKLALALSRSGNPEIYVMDLGSKQLTQLTNHFGIDTEPTWAPDGSTIYFTSDRGGRPQIYQVAASGGSASRVTFQGNYNATASVSFDGNKIAVAQGSGNTYKIAMMDRSLGSPRWNTLSTGSLDESPSFAPNASMVLYAAREGGRGVLYAVSADARVRQRLVLADGDVREPSWSPYRTAR; this is translated from the coding sequence ATGAAGAAACTGCCGCGCTGGCTAGCCGTCCTGACTGCCCTGTTGCTCCCCTTGGCCGCGTCCGCGCAGGACAAGGGCCTGGAAATCGACATCGTCGGCGGCAACGCGTCGGCGACCCCGATCACCGTCGTGCCGATGCCCTACCAGGGATCGGCGGCCGCGCCGTCCACCGACGTGTCCGCGGTGGTCCGCGCCGACCTGGACCGGTCCGGCCAGTTCCGCAACCTGCCCGAGGCGCAGATCGTCGAGCGCCCGACCCGCGGCAGCGAAGTCCAGTACGCCACCTGGCGCGCGCTGAAGCAGGATTACCTGGTCGCCGGCCGGGTGATGGACGCCGGCGAGGGCACCTACCGGGTCGAGTACGAGCTGTTCGACGTGGCCAAGGGCGAGCGCATGCTCGGCCTGGCGATGACCGCGCGCGCCAGCGCGATGCGCGACGTGGCGCACCAGATGGCCGATGCGATCTACGAGAAGATCACCGGCGTGCGCGGCGCGTTCTGGACCCGCATCGCCTACGTCACCGCCAGCGGCAAGGGCGGCGCGATGCGCTATGCGTTGATGGTCGCCGACTCGGACGGCTACAACCCGCAGACCATCGTGCGCTCGGCCGAGCCGCTGCTGTCGCCGAACTGGAGCCCGGACGGCAAGAAGCTGGCCTACGTGAGCTTCGAGCGCGGCAACTCCTCGATCTACATCCAGGACATCGCCACCGGCGCCCGCCAGCTGGTGTCCAGCTTCCGCGGCATCAACGGCGCGCCCGCATTCTCCCCGGATGGCCGCAAGCTGGCGCTGGCGCTGTCGCGCAGCGGCAACCCGGAGATCTACGTGATGGACCTGGGCAGCAAGCAGCTGACCCAGCTGACCAACCACTTCGGCATCGACACCGAGCCGACCTGGGCGCCGGACGGCAGCACCATCTATTTCACCTCCGATCGCGGCGGCCGCCCGCAGATCTACCAGGTGGCGGCGAGCGGCGGCAGCGCCAGCCGGGTGACCTTCCAGGGCAACTACAACGCCACCGCCAGCGTCTCCTTCGACGGCAACAAGATCGCCGTCGCCCAGGGCAGCGGCAACACCTACAAGATCGCGATGATGGACCGCAGCCTGGGTTCGCCGCGCTGGAACACGTTGTCTACGGGTTCGCTGGACGAGTCGCCGAGCTTCGCGCCCAACGCCAGCATGGTCCTGTACGCCGCCCGCGAAGGCGGACGAGGGGTGCTTTACGCGGTTTCGGCCGATGCGCGCGTGCGCCAGCGCCTGGTCCTGGCCGATGGCGACGTGCGCGAGCCGTCGTGGTCCCCGTATCGGACGGCGCGTTGA
- the tolA gene encoding cell envelope integrity protein TolA: protein MHAEADTRPHLDQGDNDGLMYGIALAVGVHVLLALLFFLAWWWSPLREVEPAAGSPMVEASLVVSAADVRSAQKAVQDAPKPLPEPLPEPVKDIAEDDTVPPPQPIPVPKPQQAPTEQQQKAQDFIPVPDKVDQDRASRTAISQEKEKQEQEAKRRQEQIDLTEQKRQQEAEQKQRLAAQQEEERQKKIADIRKQREQADREAKLAEQKLRQLADVRAKQASATAASTPQAAPGQNGTNTDLSAKYAAAIQQAVLSQWVRPDSVPLGQKCKISIKQIPGGTVMEARVSPDCPYDEAGRRSIEAAVLRAQPLPYRGFESVFARELTFNFTAQDR, encoded by the coding sequence ATGCACGCTGAAGCCGATACCCGACCGCATCTGGACCAGGGCGACAACGATGGCCTGATGTACGGCATCGCCCTGGCGGTGGGCGTGCACGTGCTGCTGGCGCTGCTGTTCTTCCTCGCCTGGTGGTGGTCGCCGCTGCGCGAGGTGGAGCCGGCGGCCGGGTCGCCGATGGTCGAGGCCTCGCTGGTGGTGTCCGCCGCCGACGTGCGTTCGGCGCAGAAGGCGGTGCAGGACGCGCCCAAGCCGCTGCCCGAGCCGCTGCCCGAACCGGTCAAGGACATCGCCGAGGACGACACGGTGCCGCCGCCGCAGCCGATCCCCGTGCCCAAGCCGCAGCAGGCGCCGACCGAGCAGCAGCAGAAGGCGCAGGACTTCATTCCGGTGCCGGACAAGGTCGACCAGGACCGCGCCAGCCGCACCGCGATCTCGCAGGAAAAAGAGAAGCAGGAGCAGGAAGCCAAGCGCCGCCAGGAGCAGATCGACCTGACCGAGCAGAAGCGCCAGCAGGAGGCCGAGCAGAAGCAGCGCCTGGCCGCGCAGCAGGAAGAGGAGCGGCAGAAGAAGATCGCCGACATCCGCAAGCAGCGCGAGCAGGCCGACCGCGAAGCCAAGCTGGCCGAGCAGAAGCTGCGCCAGCTGGCCGACGTGCGCGCCAAGCAGGCCTCGGCCACCGCCGCGTCCACGCCGCAGGCCGCACCCGGCCAGAACGGCACCAACACCGACCTGTCGGCCAAGTACGCCGCGGCGATCCAGCAGGCGGTGCTGAGCCAGTGGGTGCGCCCGGATTCGGTGCCGCTGGGGCAGAAGTGCAAGATCTCGATCAAGCAGATCCCCGGCGGCACGGTGATGGAAGCCCGGGTCAGCCCCGACTGCCCCTACGACGAGGCCGGCCGCCGCTCGATCGAGGCGGCGGTGCTGCGCGCGCAGCCGTTGCCGTATCGCGGCTTCGAATCGGTGTTCGCGCGCGAGCTGACCTTCAACTTCACCGCGCAGGATCGCTGA
- the tolR gene encoding protein TolR, whose translation MTAAISRRKRRKLKSEINVVPYIDVMLVLLIIFMVTAPLLSLSVDVDLPDSTARSVESKKDPVIVTVDAEGRYTLTLQDGKPEKIGAPELKAKIQAFVGQNKDVPVFVAAPGNSNYQLVMDTMVMLQQAGVPKVGLMSQPGTNAR comes from the coding sequence ATGACTGCCGCCATTTCCCGCCGCAAGCGCCGCAAGCTCAAGTCCGAGATCAACGTCGTGCCGTACATCGACGTGATGCTGGTGCTGCTGATCATCTTCATGGTCACCGCGCCGCTGCTCAGCCTGAGCGTGGACGTGGACCTGCCCGATTCCACCGCGCGTTCGGTGGAGAGCAAGAAGGACCCGGTCATCGTCACCGTCGACGCCGAGGGCCGCTATACGCTGACCCTGCAGGACGGCAAGCCGGAGAAGATCGGCGCGCCGGAACTGAAGGCCAAGATCCAGGCCTTCGTCGGCCAGAACAAGGACGTGCCGGTGTTCGTCGCCGCGCCCGGCAATTCCAACTACCAGCTGGTCATGGACACCATGGTCATGCTGCAGCAGGCCGGCGTTCCCAAGGTGGGCCTGATGAGCCAGCCCGGTACCAATGCACGCTGA
- the tolQ gene encoding protein TolQ has translation MIALLLALQDTVVEALPQDVTQTAAQAVANTAAHGGINYLDLMLKASLPVKVIVLLLLLGSLISWVIIFRKARVFKQANREADDFENRFWSGTDLTKLYAGAADRNRVVGGLEAIFEAGFREFTRLRDKRKLDARIQLEGAQRAMRATYAREVDRLERNLELLANIGSTAPYVGLVGTVFGIMVTMHDMINSGQQAGIAAVAPGISEALFATAIGLFVAIPAVWAYNRFTTRVERMAVRFETFSEEFSSILQRQASGD, from the coding sequence ATGATCGCATTGCTCCTGGCCTTGCAGGACACGGTGGTGGAGGCGCTGCCGCAGGACGTGACCCAGACCGCCGCGCAGGCCGTCGCCAACACGGCTGCCCACGGCGGCATCAACTACCTGGACCTGATGCTCAAGGCCAGCCTGCCGGTCAAGGTGATCGTGCTGCTGCTGCTGCTCGGCTCGCTGATCAGCTGGGTGATCATTTTCCGCAAGGCGCGCGTGTTCAAGCAGGCCAACCGCGAGGCCGACGATTTCGAGAACCGCTTCTGGTCCGGCACCGACCTGACCAAGCTCTACGCCGGCGCGGCCGACCGCAACCGCGTGGTCGGCGGACTGGAGGCGATCTTCGAGGCCGGCTTCCGCGAGTTCACCCGCCTGCGCGACAAGCGCAAGCTCGACGCGCGCATCCAGTTGGAAGGCGCGCAGCGCGCGATGCGGGCGACCTATGCGCGCGAAGTGGACCGCCTGGAGCGCAACCTGGAACTGCTCGCCAACATCGGCTCCACCGCGCCCTACGTGGGCCTGGTCGGCACCGTGTTCGGCATCATGGTGACCATGCACGACATGATCAACAGCGGTCAGCAGGCGGGCATCGCCGCGGTGGCGCCGGGCATTTCCGAGGCGCTGTTCGCGACCGCCATCGGCCTGTTCGTGGCGATCCCGGCGGTGTGGGCGTACAACCGCTTCACCACCCGGGTCGAGCGCATGGCCGTCCGCTTCGAGACCTTCTCCGAAGAGTTCAGCTCCATCCTGCAGCGCCAGGCCAGCGGCGACTGA